A DNA window from Loxodonta africana isolate mLoxAfr1 chromosome 7, mLoxAfr1.hap2, whole genome shotgun sequence contains the following coding sequences:
- the LOC100654857 gene encoding olfactory receptor 52K2-like, translating to MSVSNITATHPAAFLLVGIPGLEHLHIWISIPFCFAYTLALLGNCTLLFIIRSYAALHEPMHLFLAMLAAIDLVLSSTTLPKMLAIFWFRDRKINFDACLVQMFFLHSFSIMESAVLLAMACDHYMAICKPLHYTMVLTGHLITRIGMAAVLRAVTLMTPLPFLLKRFHYCRGPVIAHCYCEHMAVVRLACGDTRFTNIYGIAVAMFIVVLDLLFVILSYIFILQAVLQLASQKAHYKAFGTCVSHIGAILAFYTPVVISSVMHHVACRAPPHVHILLANFYLLFPPMVNPIICGVKTKQICEQVIGLFLGKDV from the coding sequence ATGTCAGTCTCCAATATCACAGCAACCCATCCGGCTGCCTTCCTGTTGGTAGGGATTCCAGGTTTGGAGCACCTGCACATCTGGATCTCCATTCCCTTCTGCTTTGCCTATACACTGGCTCTGCTGGGCAACTGCACCCTGCTCTTCATCATCCGCTCTTATGCAGCCCTCCATGAGCCCATGCACCTCTTCCTGGCCATGTTGGCAGCCATTGACCTGGTCCTGTCCTCTACAACACTGCCCAAAATGCTTGCCATATTCTGGTTCAGGGATAGGAAGATCAACTTCGATGCCTGCCTGGTTCAGATGTTCTTTCTTCACTCTTTCTCCATCATGGAGTCAGCAGTGCTCCTGGCCATGGCCTGTGATCACTAtatggccatctgcaagcccctgcactACACCATGGTGCTGACTGGGCACCTAATCACCAGGATTGGCATGGCTGCTGTACTCCGAGCTGTGACACTAATGACCCCACTCCCTTTCCTGCTCAAACGCTTCCACTATTGCCGAGGCCCAGTGATTGCCCACTGCTACTGTGAACACATGGCTGTGGTAAGGCTGGCCTGTGGAGACACACGCTTCACCAATATCTATGGCATTGCTGTGGCCATGTTTATTGTGGTATTGGATCTGCTGTTTGTTATCCTATCTTACATCTTTATCCTTCAGGCAGTTCTACAGCTTGCTTCTCAGAAGGCTCATTATAAGGCATTTGGGACATGTGTCTCTCACATAGGTGCCATTCTAGCCTTCTACACACCTGTGGTCATCTCCTCAGTCATGCATCATGTGGCCTGCCGGGCTCCTCCCCATGTCCACATTCTTCTTGCTAACTTCTATCTGCTTTTCCCACCCATGGTCAACCCTATCATCTGTGGCGTCAAGACGAAGCAGATTTGTGAGCAAGTCATAGGACTATTCCTAGGAAAGGATGTGTAA